A genome region from Lucilia cuprina isolate Lc7/37 chromosome 3, ASM2204524v1, whole genome shotgun sequence includes the following:
- the LOC111691119 gene encoding thioredoxin-2 isoform X1 — MTYNVLNKNDFELELEDADNKLVVIDFYANWCAPCKLINPQLEELSVQYADKVKFLKVNVDECEDIAMAYNVTSMPTFVFVRDQQIIDVLVGGNLEKLIKNMEKFMKEGGDTIKKFAGDVGEVEEDLEVDDFELENDLDVESLSDDPTAVLEVIVDESM, encoded by the coding sequence ATGACCTATAATGTACTCAATAAAAACGACTTTGAGCTAGAGCTCGAAGATGCCGATAATAAACTGGTTGTGATCGATTTCTACGCCAATTGGTGTGCACCTTGTAAACTTATAAATCCTCAACTGGAAGAGTTATCGGTGCAATATGCGGATAAAGTCAAATTTCTTAAAGTTAATGTAGATGAATGTGAAGATATAGCCATGGCTTATAATGTCACCAGTATGCctacatttgtttttgtaagggATCAGCAAATAATTGATGTTTTGGTAGGTGGCAATTTGgagaaattgattaaaaatatggaGAAATTTATGAAAGAAGGTGGAGATACTATAAAGAAGTTTGCGGGTGATGTAGGGGAAGTGGAGGAGGACTTAGAGGTCGATGATTTTGAGTTGGAAAATGATTTAGATGTGGAGAGCTTGTCGGATGATCCTACAGCAGTTTTGGAAGTTATTGTTGATGAATCAATGtag
- the LOC124418770 gene encoding thioredoxin-2-like, with product MTSNSKNKTTDSTTKQSLSEESATINLTSNVNLHILANKNDFYKILKETNNRLLVIEFFAHWCGPCKILASKLEQLAEAYKGKILIVKVDVDEFEDLAVEYDVSAMPTFMLMKNQQKLEQFSSSNAQTLDQNLEKYAGKPELSGDSKGNKSKETLKGKDKQGRGSKRE from the coding sequence atgACGAGTAattctaaaaacaaaaccacagactcaacaacaaaacaaagccTATCGGAAGAGTCTGCCACTATTAACCTAACCTCCAATGTAAATCTTCATATCCTGGCCAATAAAAAtgacttttataaaatactcaAAGAAACCAATAATCGTTTGCTAGTCATTGAATTCTTTGCCCACTGGTGTGGACCTTGTAAGATATTGGCCTCTAAATTAGAGCAGTTAGCAGAGGCTTATAAAGGcaaaatattaatagttaaagtAGATGTAGATGAATTTGAAGATTTGGCAGTGGAATATGATGTTTCCGCCATGCCCACCTTTATGTTAATGAAAAATCAACAGAAATTGGAACAATTCTCAAGTAGTAACGCACAGACTTTAGATCAAAATTTGGAAAAGTATGCTGGAAAGCCAGAGTTAAGTGGAGATAGTAAGGGAAACAAAAGTAAGGAGACTTTGAAAGGCAAGGATAAACAAGGAAGGGGTAGTAAAAGGGAGTAA
- the LOC111691119 gene encoding thioredoxin-2 isoform X2: protein MTYNVLNKNDFELELEDADNKLVVIDFYANWCAPCKLINPQLEELSVQYADKVKFLKVNVDECEDIAMAYNVTSGNLEKLIKNMEKFMKEGGDTIKKFAGDVGEVEEDLEVDDFELENDLDVESLSDDPTAVLEVIVDESM, encoded by the exons ATGACCTATAATGTACTCAATAAAAACGACTTTGAGCTAGAGCTCGAAGATGCCGATAATAAACTGGTTGTGATCGATTTCTACGCCAATTGGTGTGCACCTTGTAAACTTATAAATCCTCAACTGGAAGAGTTATCGGTGCAATATGCGGATAAAGTCAAATTTCTTAAAGTTAATGTAGATGAATGTGAAGATATAGCCATGGCTTATAATGTCACCA GTGGCAATTTGgagaaattgattaaaaatatggaGAAATTTATGAAAGAAGGTGGAGATACTATAAAGAAGTTTGCGGGTGATGTAGGGGAAGTGGAGGAGGACTTAGAGGTCGATGATTTTGAGTTGGAAAATGATTTAGATGTGGAGAGCTTGTCGGATGATCCTACAGCAGTTTTGGAAGTTATTGTTGATGAATCAATGtag